One Fibrobacter sp. UWB10 DNA segment encodes these proteins:
- a CDS encoding glycosyltransferase, with translation MAISTILLDIMFVVYVIAGIGLVIYGFSCYYSIYLFLKNSRTTRLSDRKKILQFYREHSMDELPQVTTQLPVFNEANCVERLLEAVCAIDYPKDKHEIQVLDDSTDECYEVAKKKVAELAAKGYDIKLIHRTNRSEFKAGALKEAMQVAKGEFLAIFDADFVPEKDFLLKTIPYLVMDDQIGLVQGRWGHLNRTESGLTLAQSIGIDGHFVVEQSARSWGKLFMNFNGTAGVWRKQAIYGGGGWEGDTLTEDMDLSYRSQLAGWKMKFVFDVIVPAELPNDINAFKAQQFRWAKGSIQTAIKILPRVLKAKVPLRVKIGAILHTTHYSIHPCMLFTALCAWPLLAFFEPVAHLPTWAYTVGFSFIFLAAIAPSVLYFVAQRCSGYTGWKIRLLSLPILMALGVGIAVSNSRAVFSAVIGAKGSFVRTPKSGGSKKKAKSHYAQKFPWQAVVELGVGVYCIFGLLEYIGAQKFIIGPFLALYSVGFLSVSVLSFMHYIGNLFEMHKARAAEKAAAKAEKATA, from the coding sequence ATGGCAATCAGTACAATCCTACTCGACATCATGTTCGTTGTCTATGTGATCGCAGGCATCGGGCTTGTCATTTATGGTTTTAGCTGTTACTATAGCATCTATCTATTCCTCAAGAATAGCCGCACGACACGTCTTTCTGACCGCAAAAAGATCCTGCAGTTCTACCGCGAACACTCCATGGATGAACTCCCGCAGGTCACCACCCAGCTTCCCGTTTTTAACGAAGCAAACTGCGTAGAACGCCTGCTCGAAGCCGTCTGCGCCATCGACTATCCCAAGGACAAGCACGAAATTCAGGTTCTTGACGACTCTACCGACGAATGCTACGAAGTTGCCAAGAAGAAAGTTGCAGAACTCGCCGCCAAGGGCTATGACATTAAGCTGATTCACCGTACCAACCGTTCCGAATTCAAGGCTGGCGCTCTTAAAGAAGCCATGCAGGTTGCCAAGGGTGAATTCCTCGCTATTTTCGACGCCGACTTCGTCCCCGAGAAGGACTTCCTCCTCAAGACCATCCCCTACCTGGTTATGGACGATCAGATTGGCCTGGTCCAGGGTCGCTGGGGCCACTTGAACCGCACCGAATCCGGTCTTACGCTCGCTCAGTCTATCGGTATCGACGGCCACTTCGTGGTGGAACAGTCCGCACGTAGCTGGGGCAAGCTCTTCATGAACTTCAACGGTACCGCAGGCGTATGGCGCAAGCAGGCCATCTACGGCGGTGGCGGCTGGGAAGGCGACACCCTGACCGAAGACATGGACCTTTCTTACCGTTCTCAGCTCGCTGGTTGGAAGATGAAGTTCGTGTTTGACGTGATCGTTCCGGCCGAACTCCCCAACGACATCAACGCCTTCAAGGCACAGCAGTTCCGCTGGGCAAAGGGTTCTATCCAGACCGCAATCAAGATTTTGCCGCGCGTGCTCAAGGCCAAGGTTCCTCTCCGCGTAAAGATTGGCGCCATCCTCCACACGACGCACTACTCCATTCACCCCTGCATGCTCTTTACCGCCCTCTGTGCTTGGCCGTTGCTCGCCTTCTTTGAACCGGTCGCACACCTGCCGACCTGGGCCTACACCGTCGGTTTCAGCTTTATCTTCCTCGCTGCTATTGCCCCTTCTGTTCTTTACTTTGTCGCACAGCGCTGCTCCGGCTACACCGGTTGGAAGATTCGCTTGCTCAGCCTCCCCATCCTCATGGCTCTGGGTGTCGGCATTGCAGTCAGCAACTCCCGCGCCGTGTTCTCTGCCGTAATCGGCGCCAAGGGCAGCTTTGTCCGCACCCCGAAGAGCGGCGGTTCCAAGAAAAAGGCCAAGAGCCACTATGCCCAGAAGTTCCCGTGGCAGGCTGTTGTTGAACTCGGTGTTGGCGTCTACTGCATCTTCGGTCTTTTGGAATACATCGGTGCGCAGAAGTTCATTATCGGACCGTTCCTCGCCCTCTATTCCGTCGGTTTCCTCTCGGTGAGCGTGCTTTCCTTCATGCACTACATCGGCAACCTCTTCGAAATGCACAAGGCTCGCGCCGCTGAAAAGGCTGCCGCCAAGGCAGAAAAGGCTACCGCCTAA